One Aegilops tauschii subsp. strangulata cultivar AL8/78 unplaced genomic scaffold, Aet v6.0 ptg000551l_obj, whole genome shotgun sequence genomic region harbors:
- the LOC123493483 gene encoding ribulose bisphosphate carboxylase large chain translates to MSPQTETKAGVGFQAGVKDYKLTYYTPEYETKDTDILAAFRVSPQPGVPPEEAGAAVAAESSTGTWTTVWTDGLTSLDRYKGRCYHIEPVAGEDNQWICYVAYPLDLFEEGSVTNMFTSIVGNVFGFKALRALRLEDLRIPPTYSKTFQGPPHGIQVERDKLNKYGRPLLGCTIKPKLGLSAKNYGRACYECLRGGLDFTKDDENVNSQPFMRWRDRFVFCAEAIYKSQAETGEIKGHYLNATAGTCEEMIKRAVFARELGVPIVMHDYLTGGFTANTTLAHYCRDNGLLLHIHRAMHAVIDRQKNHGMHFRVLAKALRMSGGDHIHSGTVVGKLEGEREMTLGFVDLLRDDFIEKDRARGIFFTQDWVSMPGVIPVASGGIHVWHMPALTEIFGDDSVLQFGGGTLGHPWGNAPGAAANRVALEACVQARNEGRDLAREGNEIIRAACKWSPELAAACEVWKAIKFEFEPVDTID, encoded by the coding sequence GCAGGTGTTGGATTTCAAGCTGGTGTTAAAGATTATAAATTGACTTACTACACCCCAGAGTATGAAACTAAGGATACTGATATCTTGGCAGCATTCCGAGTAAGTCCTCAGCCTGGGGTTCCGCCCGAAGAAGCAGGGGCTGCAGTAGCTGCCGAATCTTCTACTGGTACATGGACAACTGTTTGGACTGATGGACTTACCAGTCTTGATCGTTACAAAGGACGATGCTATCACATCGAGCCTGTTGCTGGGGAAGACAACCAATGGATCTGTTATGTAGCTTATCCATTAGACCTATTTGAAGAGGGTTCCGTTACTAACATGTTTACTTCCATTGTAGGTAACGTATTTGGTTTCAAAGCCCTACGTGCTCTACGTTTGGAGGATCTACGAATTCCCCCTACTTATTCAAAAACTTTCCAAGGCCCGCCTCATGGTATCCAAGTTGAAAGAGATAAGTTGAACAAGTATGGTCGTCCTTTATTGGGATGTACTATTAAACCAAAATTGGGATTATCCGCAAAAAATTATGGTAGAGCGTGTTATGAGTGTCTACGTGGTGGACTTGATTTTACCAAAGATGATGAAAACGTAAACTCACAACCATTTATGCGCTGGAGAGACCGTTTTGTCTTTTGTGCCGAAGCTATTTATAAATCACAGGCCGAAACCGGTGAAATCAAGGGGCATTACTTGAATGCGACTGCGGGTACATGTGAAGAAATGATTAAGAGAGCTGTATTTGCAAGAGAATTAGGGGTTCCTATTGTAATGCATGACTACTTAACTGGGGGATTCACCGCAAATACTACTTTGGCTCATTATTGCCGCGACAATGGCCTACTTCTTCACATTCACCGTGCAATGCATGCAGTTATTGATAGACAGAAAAATCATGGTATGCATTTCCGTGTATTAGCTAAAGCATTGCGTATGTCTGGGGGAGATCATATCCACTCCGGTACAGTAGTAGGTAAGTTAGAAGGGGAACGCGAAATGACTTTAGGTTTTGTTGATTTATTGCGCGATGATTTTATTGAAAAAGATCGTGCTCGCGGTATCTTTTTCACTCAGGACTGGGTATCCATGCCAGGTGTTATACCGGTAGCTTCAGGTGGTATTCATGTTTGGCATATGCCAGCTCTGACCGAAATCTTTGGGGACGATTCTGTATTACAATTTGGTGGAGGAACTTTAGGACATCCTTGGGGAAATGCACCTGGTGCAGCAGCTAATCGAGTGGCTTTAGAAGCCTGTGTACAAGCTCGTAACGAAGGGCGCGATCTTGCTCGCGAAGGTAATGAAATTATCCGAGCAGCTTGCAAATGGAGTCCTGAACTAGCCGCAGCTTGTGAAGTATGGAAGGCGATCAAATTCGAGTTCGAGCCGGTAGATACTATTGATTAA